Proteins from a single region of Bdellovibrio bacteriovorus:
- a CDS encoding HIT family protein, which produces MASTAAKASAKNKKKTKKAIKKSPVRRSLGEGGKFQIGKNIWPLERDVLVRPDRMKYVRKLIKPEGCVFCRAAKEVPSVDTLCVYKTEHSMVVLNKFPYNSGHVLVLPLKHCGDLLKLTEAEFNDLQHTIRKVMKALMDVYEPGGINLGLNHGAVAGAGIPEHLHYHVIPRWAGDVNFFPLIAETKVLVESLEQTYEKLWSILKK; this is translated from the coding sequence ATGGCCTCCACTGCTGCGAAAGCTTCGGCAAAAAATAAAAAGAAGACAAAGAAGGCGATTAAGAAGTCGCCTGTCCGCCGAAGCCTTGGCGAAGGTGGAAAATTCCAAATCGGAAAAAACATCTGGCCCTTAGAGCGTGATGTTTTAGTTCGCCCTGATCGCATGAAGTACGTGCGAAAATTAATTAAGCCTGAGGGGTGTGTCTTTTGTCGAGCGGCTAAAGAAGTACCTTCGGTGGACACTCTTTGTGTTTATAAAACTGAACATTCCATGGTGGTTCTAAATAAATTTCCTTATAACAGCGGGCACGTTTTAGTTTTGCCACTAAAACACTGTGGGGATTTGTTGAAGCTGACTGAGGCCGAGTTCAATGATTTACAGCACACGATTCGCAAAGTGATGAAAGCTTTGATGGATGTGTATGAGCCTGGTGGAATCAACTTAGGGCTGAATCATGGGGCCGTGGCCGGAGCGGGAATTCCGGAACATTTGCATTATCATGTGATTCCAAGGTGGGCGGGAGATGTGAACTTCTTTCCACTCATTGCTGAGACAAAGGTCTTGGTCGAAAGCCTTGAGCAGACTTACGAGAAGCTTTGGAGTATTTTAAAAAAATGA
- a CDS encoding rhomboid family intramembrane serine protease, translating to MNRGVTFQTAPFTPAVKWLLIVNVAVWFVFQVILERFLHFPFTSIFSLYPGKVLFEFQIWQLGSYMFLHSMQVTHILFNMLMLWFFGAELEQRWGTKFFVFYYLFCGIGAAILYCVGVWGYALATGSQTGLIVPVIGASGAVFGLLLAQGLIFGDRVVYFFMLFPMKTRWFVALMGVIQFASMMTSSVSGGEVAYLAHLGGLAAGFICLKGKDFMDRNEWKRRQKAKGKGRNLRLVVDNEKDDKPPKYWN from the coding sequence ATGAACAGAGGCGTGACTTTTCAAACAGCGCCATTCACTCCGGCAGTGAAGTGGTTGCTTATCGTGAACGTGGCCGTGTGGTTTGTTTTTCAAGTCATCTTGGAAAGATTTCTGCATTTTCCATTCACTTCCATATTTAGTCTTTATCCAGGCAAAGTTCTTTTTGAATTTCAGATCTGGCAATTAGGCTCGTACATGTTCCTGCATTCAATGCAGGTGACTCACATCCTGTTTAACATGCTAATGCTTTGGTTCTTTGGCGCCGAGCTTGAACAGCGCTGGGGTACAAAATTCTTCGTCTTCTATTATCTGTTCTGTGGTATTGGGGCGGCGATTTTATACTGCGTGGGTGTGTGGGGTTATGCCCTGGCAACGGGCTCGCAAACAGGCTTGATCGTGCCGGTGATTGGCGCTTCGGGGGCCGTCTTTGGATTGCTTTTGGCGCAAGGTCTGATCTTTGGTGACCGGGTGGTTTATTTCTTCATGCTCTTTCCAATGAAAACACGTTGGTTTGTGGCCTTGATGGGGGTGATCCAGTTTGCCTCGATGATGACCTCCAGCGTGAGTGGCGGGGAAGTGGCTTACTTAGCCCATCTGGGTGGCTTGGCCGCCGGCTTTATCTGCTTAAAGGGTAAAGACTTCATGGATCGCAATGAGTGGAAGCGTCGCCAGAAGGCCAAAGGCAAAGGGCGGAATTTACGCCTGGTCGTTGATAATGAAAAAGACGATAAGCCGCCCAAATATTGGAACTAA
- a CDS encoding L,D-transpeptidase family protein, whose translation MRLFLTGFALSLIPFAAMADDTRIPTSQTEAIEVLPDSLLQISETDAFSKYVFLVDKEKRKLSVFERNGENIKKVDEYPTDIGKMGGNKTKRDDHKTPEGIYFLEKKLAQPEIPHSLYGVMAFTTNYPNLFDKRENKTGSGIWLHAIPDTVALTRGSRGCVVVRNEVIKKLEDYIKLRETPILIFDHVNYVTRDEHDKRRKALSTFVESWRQAWENQDIEKYMSFYAADFKAPGFDRSSWKAHKSKLKTQYEFIKVGLSQPYIVQHNEQLLVKTLQRYESDKHVDYGVKTIYAIKSGDTFQIIREEWQPFSQKSVTAAIARESSLTNQNSQANSSN comes from the coding sequence ATGAGATTATTCCTCACGGGTTTTGCTTTATCTTTGATTCCGTTTGCGGCGATGGCAGATGACACACGTATTCCTACGTCTCAAACTGAGGCGATTGAAGTTTTGCCAGATTCGCTTCTGCAAATCTCTGAGACGGACGCATTTTCCAAATACGTTTTCTTGGTAGACAAAGAAAAACGCAAACTCTCCGTTTTTGAGCGCAATGGCGAAAATATCAAAAAAGTGGATGAATACCCGACAGACATCGGCAAAATGGGTGGCAACAAAACCAAGCGCGATGACCACAAAACTCCTGAAGGTATTTATTTCTTAGAAAAAAAATTAGCTCAACCAGAGATCCCGCATAGCCTTTATGGCGTAATGGCTTTCACCACGAACTACCCTAATCTTTTTGATAAGCGCGAAAACAAAACCGGCTCCGGCATCTGGCTTCATGCGATTCCGGACACCGTGGCTTTAACTCGCGGCTCACGCGGTTGCGTCGTGGTACGTAACGAAGTCATCAAAAAGTTAGAAGATTACATCAAACTACGTGAAACACCGATTTTAATCTTTGATCACGTCAACTATGTAACACGTGACGAACATGACAAACGCCGAAAAGCCTTAAGCACTTTCGTTGAAAGCTGGCGCCAAGCCTGGGAAAATCAAGATATCGAAAAATACATGAGCTTTTACGCGGCTGATTTTAAAGCTCCCGGATTTGATCGCAGCAGTTGGAAGGCTCACAAATCGAAATTGAAAACTCAGTATGAGTTTATCAAAGTCGGTCTTTCTCAGCCCTACATCGTTCAACACAACGAACAGTTATTAGTTAAAACTTTGCAGCGCTACGAATCTGATAAACACGTCGACTATGGCGTAAAAACTATTTACGCGATCAAATCGGGCGATACCTTCCAAATTATTCGTGAAGAATGGCAACCGTTCAGCCAAAAAAGCGTGACGGCAGCGATTGCTCGCGAAAGCTCCCTGACGAATCAAAACTCTCAAGCGAACAGCAGCAATTAA
- a CDS encoding flagellar basal body-associated FliL family protein yields MSEAQAPAPKPKNTAMIMQIVFAVINLSVMGGGAYMVYASTIGWESPSISEEDASRELASVADESEAGPLIYTMDSFTVNLGGEPKRTIRVGVNLQMLGKEGYEEVMEPENRAKARDRIVRLLNEKNFSELDSIQGKLFLKDKIAGEVNGILHRGVVKDVFFSDFVVQ; encoded by the coding sequence ATGTCTGAAGCACAAGCTCCCGCTCCGAAACCCAAGAACACCGCGATGATTATGCAAATCGTATTTGCCGTCATCAATCTTTCCGTCATGGGTGGTGGGGCCTATATGGTTTATGCCTCGACAATCGGTTGGGAGAGTCCTTCCATCTCTGAAGAAGATGCTTCGCGTGAATTGGCCTCTGTCGCCGATGAATCTGAAGCTGGCCCTTTGATTTACACTATGGATTCGTTCACGGTGAATCTGGGAGGCGAGCCAAAGCGCACCATCCGTGTTGGTGTGAATCTGCAAATGCTGGGTAAGGAAGGCTATGAAGAAGTGATGGAGCCTGAAAACCGCGCCAAAGCCCGGGACCGTATCGTGCGTTTGTTAAATGAGAAAAATTTTTCCGAACTCGATAGCATCCAAGGGAAGCTTTTTTTGAAAGATAAGATAGCTGGTGAGGTCAATGGCATCCTTCACCGGGGCGTCGTGAAAGACGTTTTCTTCTCTGATTTTGTGGTTCAATAG
- a CDS encoding M16 family metallopeptidase, producing MNRVFVLILGLLLSVSAHAVDPVPAPANPSSPAAAQPGATDIIGTIKNWTNTAELKIDLPVTKFTLANGLTVLLLEDHTVPMVSYHTWYRVGSRDEKLGTTGAAHMLEHMMFKGAKKYDGKAFDRIFHENGITNNAFTTNDYTGFYENLPSSKLELVMDMEVDRMSSLALSPEDLKSEKEVVKEERRWRVDNNPMGLVREVMMGTIFKTHPYKWPVIGYMKDIEAYDVEKLRYFYNTFYVPNNAVLVVVGDFKTAKVKSLIEKYYGSLPAKPLPERKYDAEPEQKIQRNTIVRKDVQNKSFVVSFQSPKQGHADMYALDLAASILGAGTSSRLHKRLVYQKQIATSAYAYNYAMIDSGILGVGVNVKPGLDTQESLEIVYNEIWKLRNQLVTPQELEKAKTLVMKDMVDSLKTMDGKARSLAVNEIVTGSYQSLFTDLEKYQAVTAEDIKRVMNAYTQQTQRSIVTLQPKEKKEQ from the coding sequence ATGAATCGCGTCTTTGTATTAATATTGGGCCTGCTATTGTCCGTATCGGCTCACGCCGTTGATCCCGTTCCGGCGCCCGCAAATCCGTCGTCTCCTGCCGCCGCGCAGCCCGGAGCTACCGACATCATTGGCACTATTAAAAATTGGACGAATACGGCTGAATTAAAAATCGATCTGCCGGTCACCAAATTCACACTGGCCAACGGTTTAACGGTGTTGCTTTTAGAAGATCACACCGTTCCCATGGTCAGCTATCACACTTGGTATCGCGTAGGCTCGCGCGATGAAAAACTGGGAACCACGGGGGCCGCCCACATGCTTGAACACATGATGTTTAAGGGGGCTAAAAAATATGACGGTAAAGCTTTTGACCGTATTTTCCATGAAAATGGAATCACCAATAATGCCTTCACCACGAACGACTACACGGGCTTTTATGAAAATCTGCCAAGTTCAAAATTAGAACTGGTGATGGATATGGAAGTGGATCGTATGAGTTCTCTCGCTCTTAGTCCAGAAGATCTTAAGAGCGAAAAAGAAGTCGTTAAAGAAGAACGTCGGTGGCGCGTGGATAACAACCCGATGGGCTTAGTGCGCGAAGTGATGATGGGGACCATCTTTAAAACTCACCCCTATAAGTGGCCGGTCATCGGTTATATGAAAGACATCGAAGCTTATGATGTCGAAAAACTTCGTTACTTCTATAACACTTTCTATGTGCCCAACAACGCAGTTCTGGTTGTGGTTGGTGACTTTAAAACGGCGAAAGTAAAAAGCCTGATTGAAAAATATTACGGCAGCCTTCCGGCAAAACCATTGCCGGAAAGAAAATACGACGCAGAGCCGGAACAAAAAATCCAACGCAATACGATTGTGCGTAAAGATGTGCAAAATAAATCCTTCGTTGTGTCTTTCCAAAGCCCTAAGCAAGGGCATGCAGATATGTACGCTTTGGATTTAGCGGCTAGTATCTTAGGTGCGGGAACATCCAGTCGTTTGCACAAGCGCTTAGTTTATCAAAAACAAATCGCGACCTCGGCGTACGCTTATAACTATGCCATGATTGATTCTGGCATCTTGGGTGTGGGGGTGAATGTAAAACCCGGTCTTGATACGCAAGAATCTTTAGAAATCGTCTATAACGAAATCTGGAAACTGCGCAATCAACTTGTGACTCCGCAAGAGCTTGAAAAAGCAAAAACCTTGGTCATGAAAGACATGGTGGATTCTTTAAAAACCATGGACGGAAAGGCGCGTTCGTTGGCCGTCAACGAAATCGTGACCGGTTCTTATCAAAGTCTGTTCACGGATTTAGAAAAATACCAAGCCGTCACTGCGGAAGATATTAAGCGTGTTATGAACGCCTACACTCAGCAAACGCAAAGATCGATTGTGACTCTGCAGCCGAAAGAGAAAAAGGAACAATAA
- a CDS encoding M16 family metallopeptidase — protein MKRLFIFSLTPLFVLPLVSCSSSSSKKTDAPPAGYVSKGTSTFQLQPFKEVTLENGLKIYYIRDTSLPRVSMTMMFKTGTMQEAANLAGLNSLTAYLLEQGTIKRNAMQIADDFGQMGSSLDINPGSDVTTVYADSLSTQSDTLLDLFSDVTMNPAFKDAEINRIRAQMSAALQKKIDNPSEYANRQMDQFLFGNHPYGRDENGTQEGLRASRKQEIIRHYLTFYRPNNATLAVVGKFGDDFEGKVQAAFSKWSRRTIPVVQVEAPPAIEGIRVRLVLKKGLQQTQIRISELGIARNNDDFLRLRLANESLGGGFASRLNQKVRDDLGLTYSISSSFEARKDRGSFDIATFTKNESAGKTLDETLAVLSSYLETGADEKEIAASRNQLIGQFPRAIETADRLAYNLLALDFYGISIDYLTNYNKTVSSISAKEAHAAIKKALNSQNVKVLVYGDEKIAAQFEKYKPEIVRIK, from the coding sequence ATGAAAAGACTGTTTATATTTTCTCTGACGCCACTTTTCGTTTTACCTTTGGTTTCTTGCTCAAGCTCTTCATCTAAAAAAACGGATGCGCCGCCGGCGGGATATGTATCGAAGGGAACCAGCACTTTCCAATTACAACCGTTTAAAGAAGTGACTTTAGAAAATGGTTTAAAAATTTATTATATCCGCGATACTTCCTTGCCTCGCGTAAGTATGACGATGATGTTTAAGACGGGCACGATGCAAGAGGCCGCCAACCTTGCGGGTTTAAACTCTTTGACGGCGTACTTGTTAGAGCAGGGCACAATCAAGCGCAATGCGATGCAAATTGCCGATGATTTTGGTCAGATGGGTTCGTCTTTAGATATCAACCCAGGCTCTGATGTGACTACGGTGTATGCCGATTCTTTAAGTACGCAAAGTGATACGTTGTTAGATCTTTTTTCTGATGTGACAATGAATCCGGCCTTTAAGGACGCCGAGATCAATCGCATTCGTGCACAGATGAGCGCGGCTTTGCAAAAAAAGATCGACAACCCGTCAGAATACGCCAACCGCCAAATGGATCAGTTCCTTTTCGGAAATCATCCTTATGGTCGTGATGAAAACGGCACTCAAGAAGGATTAAGAGCTTCGCGCAAACAAGAAATCATTCGTCATTATTTAACTTTTTATCGTCCCAACAATGCGACCTTAGCGGTGGTGGGAAAGTTCGGTGACGACTTTGAAGGCAAAGTGCAAGCGGCCTTCTCTAAATGGTCTCGTCGTACTATTCCGGTGGTGCAGGTGGAAGCGCCGCCTGCGATTGAAGGAATTCGGGTGAGACTCGTTCTTAAAAAGGGTTTGCAACAGACCCAGATCCGCATTTCTGAACTGGGTATTGCGCGCAACAATGATGACTTCTTAAGGCTGCGCTTAGCTAACGAGTCTTTAGGGGGTGGTTTTGCAAGCCGCTTAAATCAGAAGGTGCGTGATGATCTGGGTTTGACCTATTCCATCAGTTCAAGCTTTGAGGCTAGGAAAGATCGCGGCAGTTTTGATATCGCGACTTTTACGAAAAATGAATCTGCCGGAAAAACCTTGGATGAAACCCTGGCCGTGCTTTCGAGCTATCTAGAAACCGGGGCCGATGAAAAAGAAATCGCGGCTTCACGCAATCAATTGATTGGCCAGTTCCCAAGAGCGATCGAAACGGCAGACCGTTTGGCTTACAATTTGTTGGCGTTGGATTTTTACGGGATCTCGATTGATTATCTGACCAACTATAACAAAACGGTTTCGTCAATTTCCGCCAAAGAGGCGCATGCGGCGATCAAAAAAGCGTTAAACTCTCAAAACGTGAAAGTTTTGGTGTATGGCGATGAAAAGATCGCGGCGCAATTTGAAAAATACAAACCAGAAATTGTCAGAATTAAATAA
- a CDS encoding LysR family transcriptional regulator: MKNLYQLTTFVTVISEGSMTAAADKLYLTQPAVSQQIRNLEEDLGVELLVRGVRSIKATPQGEVLYEYAKKIINLTQQAEIAIKSIGNHMKGQLRIGTLNSLGLHLMSPIVGRLMRHNPELMLKVDYGRGEDLIKSFKKGSYDILILPDVKEEFGTELDGCEQKFVAKEEMWLVGSNKDEKMPQQISLKELGEFPLVNFTDEFPGFNNLVNEKMKSANIEVPAVFESANVGTLKRVIELGLGWGFLPAHSIKKQVRSGRLNRVYVKDMHYEIDLMFYFRKGSENKALVEVFYQTMAQQEKG, encoded by the coding sequence GTGAAGAACTTATATCAGCTGACAACATTTGTGACAGTCATTAGTGAGGGCAGTATGACAGCGGCGGCTGACAAGCTTTACTTGACCCAACCGGCGGTTTCTCAGCAAATTCGCAACCTAGAGGAAGATCTAGGTGTAGAGTTGCTGGTAAGAGGCGTAAGATCGATTAAAGCCACTCCTCAAGGGGAGGTCTTATACGAATACGCTAAGAAAATTATCAATCTGACACAACAAGCGGAAATCGCCATTAAATCCATCGGCAATCACATGAAGGGTCAATTGCGCATTGGAACTTTGAACTCCTTAGGCCTGCACTTGATGAGTCCCATCGTGGGACGACTGATGCGCCACAACCCAGAGCTGATGTTAAAGGTCGATTATGGCCGGGGCGAAGACCTTATTAAAAGTTTCAAAAAAGGCAGTTACGATATTTTGATTCTTCCGGATGTGAAAGAAGAGTTCGGGACGGAGCTTGATGGCTGCGAACAAAAATTTGTAGCCAAAGAAGAAATGTGGCTTGTTGGATCTAACAAAGATGAAAAAATGCCTCAGCAAATCAGCTTGAAAGAACTGGGCGAGTTTCCTTTGGTGAATTTCACCGATGAATTCCCGGGCTTTAATAATCTGGTGAACGAAAAAATGAAGTCTGCAAACATCGAAGTGCCAGCGGTCTTTGAATCGGCCAACGTGGGGACTTTGAAGCGCGTGATTGAGCTTGGTTTGGGGTGGGGATTTCTGCCCGCACATTCCATTAAAAAACAAGTTCGTTCGGGTCGCTTAAATCGCGTGTACGTCAAAGACATGCATTATGAAATAGATTTGATGTTCTATTTCCGTAAGGGTTCGGAAAATAAAGCGTTGGTAGAAGTCTTCTACCAAACTATGGCCCAACAGGAAAAAGGCTGA
- a CDS encoding S-(hydroxymethyl)glutathione dehydrogenase/class III alcohol dehydrogenase: protein MKIKAAVAWKPNTPLSIEEIDLEGPKKGEVLIKVMATGVCHTDSFTLSGADPEGLFPVILGHEGGGIVMEVGEGVTTLKKGDHVIPLYTPECRECKFCLSGKTNLCVRIRSTQGKGLMPDGTSRFSKDGKMIHHYMGCSTFAEYTVVPEIALAKINPNAPLDKVCLLGCGVTTGIGAVLNTAKVEKGATVAVFGLGGIGLSVIQGAKMAGASRIIAIDINDEKWEMAKKFGATDFVNPKKHDKPIQQVIVEMTEWGVDYSFECVGNVQLMRAALECAHRGWGQSIVIGVAGAGQEISTRPFQLVTGRVWKGSAFGGVKGRTELPGYVDQYMSGAINIDDMVTFTMPLEDINKAFDYMHEGKSIRSVIKMHEA, encoded by the coding sequence ATGAAAATTAAAGCGGCCGTTGCTTGGAAACCGAACACACCCCTGTCTATTGAAGAAATTGATCTTGAAGGTCCGAAAAAGGGTGAAGTTCTGATTAAGGTCATGGCGACGGGCGTTTGTCATACAGATTCTTTCACTCTTTCGGGTGCAGATCCTGAGGGTCTTTTCCCGGTGATCTTGGGCCACGAAGGTGGCGGAATTGTGATGGAAGTGGGCGAGGGAGTGACGACTTTGAAAAAAGGCGATCACGTGATTCCGCTTTACACTCCCGAATGTCGCGAATGTAAATTCTGTCTTTCCGGTAAAACAAATCTTTGCGTGCGCATCCGTTCCACTCAAGGAAAAGGCTTGATGCCCGATGGGACTTCTCGTTTTTCTAAAGACGGCAAAATGATTCATCATTACATGGGTTGTTCCACATTTGCAGAATACACCGTAGTTCCTGAAATCGCGTTGGCGAAAATCAATCCCAATGCGCCACTGGATAAAGTGTGCTTACTTGGTTGTGGTGTCACAACAGGTATCGGTGCGGTTCTAAATACGGCGAAAGTTGAAAAAGGTGCGACCGTGGCCGTATTCGGTTTGGGTGGTATCGGACTTTCTGTGATTCAAGGTGCTAAGATGGCGGGTGCTTCGCGCATCATCGCGATCGACATCAATGATGAAAAATGGGAAATGGCGAAAAAATTTGGCGCCACTGATTTTGTGAATCCAAAAAAACACGACAAACCTATTCAGCAAGTCATTGTTGAAATGACGGAATGGGGTGTCGATTATTCATTTGAATGTGTGGGCAACGTACAGTTAATGCGCGCCGCTTTAGAGTGCGCGCACCGTGGCTGGGGCCAATCTATCGTGATCGGTGTGGCGGGAGCGGGACAAGAGATTTCAACTCGTCCGTTTCAGTTAGTGACGGGTCGTGTGTGGAAAGGGTCTGCATTTGGGGGCGTTAAAGGTCGCACTGAGCTTCCCGGTTATGTGGATCAATATATGTCGGGCGCGATAAATATCGACGACATGGTCACATTCACAATGCCGTTAGAAGACATCAACAAAGCTTTTGATTACATGCACGAAGGTAAAAGCATTCGCAGTGTGATCAAGATGCACGAGGCTTAA
- the fghA gene encoding S-formylglutathione hydrolase, translating to MQVLKTHKTFEGKTQFWEHESVSTKTKMKFSTFIPAGPVRGCLIWLSGLTCTDENFITKAGAQKVLAEKGLMVICPDTSPRGLQLPQEHDSWDFGSGASFYLDATTPGYRDHYRMETYIADELHSLIQKEFNVPANKISIFGHSMGGHGALTLGLRHPQKFVSVSAFSPIVNPVNAPWGVKAFTGYLGENKTVWAEHDATELVRSGKRHPQALLVDQGGDDEFLTKGQLLTDNLTKACKEASQKLEVNMREGYDHSYYFISSFVENHIEFHSRLL from the coding sequence ATGCAAGTTTTAAAAACTCACAAAACTTTTGAAGGTAAAACCCAATTTTGGGAACACGAATCAGTTTCGACTAAAACCAAAATGAAGTTTTCCACTTTTATTCCGGCAGGCCCCGTTCGCGGTTGCCTGATCTGGTTGTCGGGATTGACTTGCACGGATGAAAATTTCATCACCAAGGCGGGCGCACAAAAAGTACTGGCTGAAAAAGGTTTGATGGTCATTTGTCCTGACACTTCACCGCGTGGATTGCAGTTGCCGCAAGAACATGACTCTTGGGATTTCGGATCGGGCGCAAGCTTTTATCTCGATGCCACGACGCCGGGATACAGAGATCACTATCGCATGGAAACATACATCGCGGATGAATTGCATTCATTGATTCAAAAAGAATTTAATGTTCCCGCAAATAAAATTTCTATCTTTGGTCATTCCATGGGCGGTCATGGAGCTTTGACATTGGGTCTGCGCCATCCGCAAAAGTTTGTTTCAGTTTCGGCGTTTTCACCCATCGTCAACCCGGTGAATGCTCCTTGGGGAGTGAAAGCATTTACGGGATATTTAGGTGAAAATAAAACTGTATGGGCCGAGCATGATGCGACGGAGCTTGTTCGCAGTGGCAAACGTCATCCACAAGCGTTACTGGTGGATCAAGGCGGTGACGATGAGTTTTTAACTAAAGGTCAGCTGCTGACGGACAATCTTACGAAAGCCTGCAAAGAAGCTAGTCAAAAATTAGAAGTGAATATGCGCGAAGGTTACGACCACAGCTATTATTTTATTTCTAGCTTCGTTGAAAACCACATCGAGTTTCATTCGCGCTTGCTTTAG